TCGGCTTCTTCCTGCACATCCCGTTCCCGCCGGTCGAGCTGTTCATGCAGATGCCTTGGCGCACCGAGATAATCGAGGGGCTGCTCGGCTCTGATCTCGTCGGCTTCCACCTGCCCGGCGGCGCACAGAACTTCCTGATCCTGGCTCGTCGGCTCGTGGGCGCCAACACCTCGCGCGCGAACATCGGCGTGCGTTCCAAGTTCGGCGAGATCGAAGTCGGCTCGCGCACCGTCAAAGTCGGCGCGTTTCCGATCTCGATCGATTCGACGGCTCTCGATCAGCAGGCGCGCACGCGTCCGATCCGTCAGCGGGCCAAGGAGATTCGTCGCGAGCTCGGCAATCCGCGAAAAATTCTGCTCGGCGTGGACCGGCTCGATTACACGAAGGGCATCGACGTCCGGCTCAAGGCGTTCTCAGAGTTGCTCGACGAGGGCCGCGCGAATCGTGAGGACACCGTGCTGGTTCAGCTCGCGACGCCGAGCCGGGAGCGAGTCGAGAGCTACATCGCGATGCGCGAGAGTATCGAACGTCAGGTCGGCCACATCAACGGTGAACACGCCGAAGTCGGACATTCGATCGTGCACTACCTGCACCGGCCGATACCTCGCGACGAGCTGATCGCCTTTTTCGTCGCGGCCGACGTCATGCTCGTGACGCCGCTGCGCGACGGCATGAACCTCGTCGCCAAGGAGTACGTCGCCTGCCGCAGCGACCTCGGCGGCGCCCTGGTCCTCAGCGAATTCACCGGCGCCGCAGCCGAATTACGCCAGGCCTACCAGGCGAATCCGCATCATCTCGAAGGGGTCAAGGACGCCATCGAAGCGGCGTTGAATCAGACACCCGAGGAGGGCAGGCGTCGGATGAGAGCCATGCGTCGCCAGGTGCTCGTACACGACGTCGACCTGTGGGCACAGTCGTTCCTCGAAGCGCTGACCGCAACCCGCGACGTTAAATCGGAGTGATGTAGTTGATCAGCCACTTGCCGTCGATCTTCTGGTAATCGACGCGCAGTCGGGCACCGTCATAGATCGGCTCTTCGCGGTTCGTCTTGTCCGAAACCGTCCGGTTGATGTAGACCATCACCGCCGCTGAATCCCGCTGCGCGTCCAGCACCCCGACGCCGACCACGTTGGCTTGACTCACCAGTTCTCGAGCCCGGGTCTGCGGAATGATTTCGGCGTTCGCCCTGTCCTCGAACTCCTTGCGGTAGCTGGGTGTGAGCATGCTGGACGCGTCGGTGAGGTTGCGCTCGACGGTCTTGTAGTCATAGGTGAACACGCTCGGAATCTGTTTCTGCGCAAGCGGTCCGAGCTCAGCGCGCGCCGCTTGCGCGCCGCGTGTCTCCACCCGCTGCCAGTACAACCCGCCACCCACCGCGGCGAGACTCACGAACGCGACAGCCACCAGCGCGACGATTCCGCGCACGATCCAGCGCATCAGTTACCGCCATTGGGGTAGTTGAGGTCGTAGGCCGTCATCCGCCCGTCGTCGTCCTCGTGCACGACGATGCGCAGCCGGTACGGCTGCGACGGCCTGTTGTTCCCGTTCATGTCGCTGGCGGTAACCCTCGCCGAGACCAACACCGTTGCGTTGTTGCTGACATCGTCGAAGCTCTCCAGCGCGGCGCCGTTGATCACCGTCTCGGAACTGCCGCCGGTCTGCCGGAAGATCGCCTTGAGATTGTCGACATTGTTGTTCTGGCTGAACATGTCGCGCAGCGGGCCGCTGGTGCTGTTGTAGAACTGGTCGACGCTGTCGTCGATGCTGTCCGGCTTGAAGCTGAACATGTTCACCACGACCTGCGTCGCGGTGTCGACAAACCGCTGGTCGCGCGCCTGCGCTTCCTCGGCGTTGTTCTCCTGGACGATCAACACCGCCACCGCGGCGCCCACAATGGCGGTCGCGACAAGCCCACAGGCCAGCGCCACGATCGTGACGAGTCGGCTGGGCGCCGACCGGCGCGACGGCGGGACCACGGGCTTGACGACCTTGCGAGCGGTCGTCGCGCTGACCGCATCAGCCGTCGGAACGCTTACTGCGGTGACCTCGGGGGCCTTGCCGGTGGTCGGACCTGCCGGCCTGGAAGCGCGCCGGCGCACGGGCTTCCCCGGAGGTGTCGGGGTGGACGTCATTACACCTGCTTCGGATACAGCATCAGATCAAGCCAGTTCTCAGTTGGCCGCAGATCAGCGGCACCGGGCGCGTACACCCCCGTACCGCCGGCCGGGTCAACGAAGACTCCTGTGTGCTGATCGTACGTCCCGTAGGCGGCCCCACCGGCCGCAGGTGGCGTTCCCGCAGGTGACGGCGCTGCGTCTGGCAGTCCCGCGAGCGGCGCAGCCGCAGGTGGCAGTCCCGGCGGCGCCGGCGGTGGCGGTGGCGGTGGCGGTGGACCATAGGGCCCGGCGAAGATGTCCGGCGGATTGGTCGGATTGGTCGCCCAGCCCGGCGGGATCGCCGGCGGCGGCCACGCATTCGGATACGACGCCGGCGGAATCCACGCCGTGTACGGCGGTGGCGGCGGTCCCGAATTCGGCGGCGGAATGTACGGCCACGGCTGATGCGGCGCCGGTCCTGGACCCCTGGGCGCGTCAGGCGGCAGCAGGCCGGGCGCGACGGGATATCCCGGATCCGGATCAGCTTCCGGCGGGATATACGGGAACTTGTTGGGCGGCAGGATATTTCGCCCATCCTCGGGCGTGTCATCCTCCATGATGTCCGACGGCGTGCCGATGGGCACGGGCGGACCGCGCCATGGGTTGTTGCCCAGTGGCACATAGCCGGCCGGGTCGCGGCACAACTGGATCGTCGGGGCCCGCTTACCGGGGAACTCCTGGCACGGGTAGTTCCTCGCACCACGCACCACGGTCGGATCATTCTGCGGGATCTTGCAGTACAAGTCCGTCGGCAGATCGCGGATGGTCGTGTCACCGGGTGTGCGGATGTCGGCGCCCGGAAGGAAGCCGGTGGTGCACGGCGGCGGGTCGTTGATCGAAATCTTGAAGTCCTGCTTACCGCCTTCGCTCACCGGAAGCTGGCCACCGATCGTCATCAGCGACGCCTGCAAAGCGGGGAATATGACCAGCGCCTGTTCGATCGACTTGTGATAGATCACGCCGACGCGGCCGAAGTTGGCCAGGTTGGCGGCGAGCACCGGGAACGACGGACGGATGCCCGAGAACGTCTCACTGGCCTCGGCGGCGGCACCCGGCGCGGTGGCGAGCAGGTCACGCACCTGGGGGTCGGCGTTCGCCACTTCAGTGGTGAGGCGCGCAAGGCCTTCGGAAAACGACCGGATGTCGTCGCCGCTCTGGATCTGCGCGTCCAGGAACGGTCCCGCCTGATCGATCAGCGTCGAGGTCTGCGGCCAACTGGCATTCGCCTCGTCGATCAGCTTCCGTGCCGACGACAGCAGTCGCGCGAGCTCCGGCCCGGAGCCGTTGAACGCCGCGAACGTCTCACGCAGCAGGTCCTGGAGGCGGGTGTTGTCAAGGCTGGTCACCAGGCTCTCGGCCTCTTGCAACAGCTCAGCGACGTCCTGCGGGATCGCCGTCCGATCCTTGGGAATGGTTGCGCCGTTGCGCAGCAGCGCCTGCGAGGGATCCGTGGGCGGAACGAAATCCACGTATTGCTCGCCGACCGCCGACACGCTCTTGACGGTGGCGGTGGAGTTCTCCGGAATCTTGATGCTGCTGTTGATCCGCATGCGCGCCGCGACACCGTCATTGGTCAGCCTGACGGACTCGACCCGGCCTGCCTGCACGCCGCGGTAGGTGACGTTGGCGTTCTCGTACAGTCCGCCACCGGCCACGAAATTCGCGGTGACCTCGTACGTGCCGATGCCCAGTCGAGCGGGGACGCGCACATACAGCAGAGCGATCGCACCGACGGCCAGCACCGTCACAACGGCGAAGACCCACAACTGAATTCGTGTAGTTCGGCTGTACATTACTCCGCTGGCACCTCCTGGCCCGACGCGGTGCCTGCCGGGATACTGAACGGGTCAGCGGCCTGTCCTGACAAGTTGGCCATCTCCCCGGTGAGGAATTCCGGCGGGCTCACCACTTCGGCGAGGCGCTTCATGTTCGGGTCGAAGAACGACGTCGTGAAGATGGTCTCGCCGAGACGCCGGATCGTCAGATCGAAGGTCGAGAAGACGTTCAAATAGTCGCCTCTCGCAACCTTGGGCAGGTTCTTGCCGGGGAACGGGAACGTCGCCAGGCTGTCGAGGCTGGACACGAGATCCGCGCGATTGTCGTTGATCGGCTTGATCATCGCGTAAACGGCGATCATGTCCTGCGTGAAGTCTTCCGAGGTTTGGGACAGAATGCGCGACGCCACCGTGCCGAGGCGCTGCAGCCCGGCGAACGCGTCGACGATGTGACCACGGTTCTCGTTCAGCACCCGCAGCGCTCCCGGCAATGTATCCAGCGCCCGACCCAGATCATCCTTGCTACGCGCGAGGACACCGGCGAATCGGTTCAGGCCCTCGGCTGTCGCGATGATGTCGTCGGTCTGACGATTCAACGATGAGGCCAGTTCGGCGAGCCGCGGGATCAGACCGGCGAACTGCCCTTCACGGCCGGCCACCGCGTTGTAGAGCTCCTGCGTGATGTCTTGCAGCGCACCGAGATTGCCCTTGTTGACGACCGTACCCAACGCGGAGAGCACTTCCTCGGTCGTCGGAGCGCGACTGCCGTCACTCAGCGGAAGCCGAGCGCCCTCACGCAGTTGGCCAACCGGCGGTTGGTCTGCCGGAGCCGCCAGCGCGATGTGCTGCGAGCCCAACAGGGACGTCTGCCCGACGCGCACGGTCGAGTTCTCCGGCAACTTGACGTTTTCGTTCAACGACAGTTTCACCGCCGCGTAGAAGCTGCCATCCGGACGCTGAACAGCCTCGATTCCAGAGACGCTGCCGACCGTGACGTCGTCCACCAGCACCGGCGAGTTCTGCGGCAGCGTCGCCACGTCGGGCACTTCCACCGTGATGGAGAAGGAGCCCTTGCCGTGCCCGGCGGTGCCGGGCATGTCGAGCGAGTTGAGCCCACCGAACTGGCAGCCGGCAAGCAGCACTGCGCCGGAGCCGATGGCCAGCGTCCGGGTGGCCGCGCGACCCGCTTTGCGGCGCACTGGCTTGCGTGTCACTGTCCACCTCCATGCGGGACGCCGCCGGCCTCGGCGGGAAGCGGACCGGGCGGAATCGGCGCGAGCGGCGCACCCGGAACCGGACCGGGCGCGGGCGCGGGACCCGGCGGGAGTATGACCGGACCGAGCGTGTACGGCTGCGCGGGCGGCGGCGGTCCCGGCGCCGCGGGCTGCGGAAGCAGCAACGCGCTGGGATCTCCTGGATCACCCTGCCGCGGCGGGAACCGCCCGTCGGCCGGGATCCACTCCAGATACGGGATGTAGGTCTTCGCCTTGGCCTCGGTTGCCGGGGTGTCGTAGATGACCTGACCCTTGTAGGCGGTGATCGTGTTGATTCCGTGCGCCATGAAGGGTGGGAAGTTCATCGCGAGACGCTTCAGCACCGGAGCCATGCGCTGGCGGCAGATTTCGGATCGCTTGTCGTAGTCGGGCGTTCCCGCGCCGTCGAAGTTGCCGCAGATGAACTCCACCGGGTTCTGGAACTCCGGCAGGCCCAGCAGGCCGTTGGCGGTGCCCTGGGCCGGGTTGTAGATGTTGTAGAAGTTCGCCAACGCGTTCGGTAGGACGTGCAGGATCTGCTCGACGTCGTCGGTTTGGTTCGTGAGGATGCTGGTGAAGTCGGTCAGCCTGGTGATGCTGTTGACCACTGTCTCGTTGTTCTCGTCGAGGAAGCCGCGGACGTCCGACAGGGCCTGGTTGAGGCTTCCCAGCGTGCTGTCGAGTCCCACCGTGCTGTCGGCCAGGACCTGAGAGACCGACGCCAAATGCCCACTGAATTGGACGATTTGCTCGTTGCTCTTCGACAGCGCGTCGACGAGGATCTGGAGGTTCTTGATCGTGCCGAACAGGTCGGTGCTCGAGTCACCCAGCCGTCCCGCAGTCTGTGACAGTTCGCGCAGGGCGTTCCGGAACGAATCCCCATTGCCGTCGAACGTATCGGCGGCCTGATTGACGAACTCGCTCAACGGTCCCTGAACCTGGCCCGCCGACGGCCCGAGCTGCTGGCTCAGCCTCGTCAGCTCGGTCTTGACGTCGTCCCACTCCACCGGCACGGCGGTGCGGTTCAACTCGATGGTGGCACCGTCCTGCATCTCTGCGCCGCCCTTGTAGACCGGTGTGAGCTGAACGAACCGGGCGGCAACGATATTCGGTGACATGATCACTGCGCGGGCATCGGCAGGGATCTTGACGTCGTTGTTGACCCGCATGGTGATCTTGACGGCGTCGGCCTGGGGCGTGATCGATTCGATCTTGCCGACCGGAACGCCGACGACGCGTACTTCGTCGCCCGGGTACACGCCCGCAGCGGAAGCAAAGTAGCCGACAACCTTGTACGTGGTGACGCGCGGCCAGATCACGTAGAGCCCACCGATCAGCGCCACCACCAGGGCGCCGACGATTCCGAGACGCACGAGCCGG
The sequence above is drawn from the Mycobacterium gallinarum genome and encodes:
- a CDS encoding mammalian cell entry protein, with product MRWIVRGIVALVAVAFVSLAAVGGGLYWQRVETRGAQAARAELGPLAQKQIPSVFTYDYKTVERNLTDASSMLTPSYRKEFEDRANAEIIPQTRARELVSQANVVGVGVLDAQRDSAAVMVYINRTVSDKTNREEPIYDGARLRVDYQKIDGKWLINYITPI
- a CDS encoding MCE family protein, encoding MRRKAGRAATRTLAIGSGAVLLAGCQFGGLNSLDMPGTAGHGKGSFSITVEVPDVATLPQNSPVLVDDVTVGSVSGIEAVQRPDGSFYAAVKLSLNENVKLPENSTVRVGQTSLLGSQHIALAAPADQPPVGQLREGARLPLSDGSRAPTTEEVLSALGTVVNKGNLGALQDITQELYNAVAGREGQFAGLIPRLAELASSLNRQTDDIIATAEGLNRFAGVLARSKDDLGRALDTLPGALRVLNENRGHIVDAFAGLQRLGTVASRILSQTSEDFTQDMIAVYAMIKPINDNRADLVSSLDSLATFPFPGKNLPKVARGDYLNVFSTFDLTIRRLGETIFTTSFFDPNMKRLAEVVSPPEFLTGEMANLSGQAADPFSIPAGTASGQEVPAE
- a CDS encoding MCE family protein, whose amino-acid sequence is MYSRTTRIQLWVFAVVTVLAVGAIALLYVRVPARLGIGTYEVTANFVAGGGLYENANVTYRGVQAGRVESVRLTNDGVAARMRINSSIKIPENSTATVKSVSAVGEQYVDFVPPTDPSQALLRNGATIPKDRTAIPQDVAELLQEAESLVTSLDNTRLQDLLRETFAAFNGSGPELARLLSSARKLIDEANASWPQTSTLIDQAGPFLDAQIQSGDDIRSFSEGLARLTTEVANADPQVRDLLATAPGAAAEASETFSGIRPSFPVLAANLANFGRVGVIYHKSIEQALVIFPALQASLMTIGGQLPVSEGGKQDFKISINDPPPCTTGFLPGADIRTPGDTTIRDLPTDLYCKIPQNDPTVVRGARNYPCQEFPGKRAPTIQLCRDPAGYVPLGNNPWRGPPVPIGTPSDIMEDDTPEDGRNILPPNKFPYIPPEADPDPGYPVAPGLLPPDAPRGPGPAPHQPWPYIPPPNSGPPPPPYTAWIPPASYPNAWPPPAIPPGWATNPTNPPDIFAGPYGPPPPPPPPPAPPGLPPAAAPLAGLPDAAPSPAGTPPAAGGAAYGTYDQHTGVFVDPAGGTGVYAPGAADLRPTENWLDLMLYPKQV
- a CDS encoding alpha,alpha-trehalose-phosphate synthase (UDP-forming); translated protein: MSRGGDREVSSGDSDFVVVANRLPIDMERLPDGTTTWKRAPGGLVTALEPLLRRRRGAWIGWPGVPDAGDEPIEQDDMLLCPVSLSAEDIAEYYEGFSNAALWPLYHDVIVKPIYHREWWDRYVDVNRRFAEATAKTAASNATVWIQDYQLQLVPKMLRELRPDLTIGFFLHIPFPPVELFMQMPWRTEIIEGLLGSDLVGFHLPGGAQNFLILARRLVGANTSRANIGVRSKFGEIEVGSRTVKVGAFPISIDSTALDQQARTRPIRQRAKEIRRELGNPRKILLGVDRLDYTKGIDVRLKAFSELLDEGRANREDTVLVQLATPSRERVESYIAMRESIERQVGHINGEHAEVGHSIVHYLHRPIPRDELIAFFVAADVMLVTPLRDGMNLVAKEYVACRSDLGGALVLSEFTGAAAELRQAYQANPHHLEGVKDAIEAALNQTPEEGRRRMRAMRRQVLVHDVDLWAQSFLEALTATRDVKSE
- a CDS encoding virulence factor Mce family protein encodes the protein MSRLVRLGIVGALVVALIGGLYVIWPRVTTYKVVGYFASAAGVYPGDEVRVVGVPVGKIESITPQADAVKITMRVNNDVKIPADARAVIMSPNIVAARFVQLTPVYKGGAEMQDGATIELNRTAVPVEWDDVKTELTRLSQQLGPSAGQVQGPLSEFVNQAADTFDGNGDSFRNALRELSQTAGRLGDSSTDLFGTIKNLQILVDALSKSNEQIVQFSGHLASVSQVLADSTVGLDSTLGSLNQALSDVRGFLDENNETVVNSITRLTDFTSILTNQTDDVEQILHVLPNALANFYNIYNPAQGTANGLLGLPEFQNPVEFICGNFDGAGTPDYDKRSEICRQRMAPVLKRLAMNFPPFMAHGINTITAYKGQVIYDTPATEAKAKTYIPYLEWIPADGRFPPRQGDPGDPSALLLPQPAAPGPPPPAQPYTLGPVILPPGPAPAPGPVPGAPLAPIPPGPLPAEAGGVPHGGGQ
- a CDS encoding mammalian cell entry protein, with product MTSTPTPPGKPVRRRASRPAGPTTGKAPEVTAVSVPTADAVSATTARKVVKPVVPPSRRSAPSRLVTIVALACGLVATAIVGAAVAVLIVQENNAEEAQARDQRFVDTATQVVVNMFSFKPDSIDDSVDQFYNSTSGPLRDMFSQNNNVDNLKAIFRQTGGSSETVINGAALESFDDVSNNATVLVSARVTASDMNGNNRPSQPYRLRIVVHEDDDGRMTAYDLNYPNGGN